In Anseongella ginsenosidimutans, one genomic interval encodes:
- a CDS encoding DUF72 domain-containing protein, with amino-acid sequence MKKGRIHIGTSGWHYKHWIGPFYPEGTRNNEQLEFYLKHFKTVELNNPFYRLPSPGTFENWAKSVPAGFLFSIKGNRYVTHMKKLKVAANDLDYFFEGVGQLGKKAGPVLYQLPPRWKVNVERLKGFLDILPTDQRYTFEFRDHSWYREDIYELLRQHNCAFCIYELAGHQSPEEVSADFVYVRLHGPGGKYQGKYTQGTLKKWAKKCLHWQKNGKDVLVYFDNDQAGYAPANARELAEMTGAAG; translated from the coding sequence ATGAAAAAAGGACGCATTCACATAGGCACATCGGGCTGGCATTATAAACATTGGATAGGCCCCTTTTATCCTGAAGGGACCAGGAACAATGAGCAGCTGGAGTTCTACCTGAAACATTTCAAAACCGTTGAACTGAATAATCCCTTTTACCGGCTTCCTTCACCGGGCACCTTTGAAAACTGGGCAAAGTCCGTTCCGGCCGGCTTCCTGTTTTCCATAAAAGGGAACCGCTACGTTACGCATATGAAAAAGCTAAAGGTAGCGGCAAACGACCTGGATTATTTTTTCGAAGGCGTGGGCCAACTGGGCAAAAAAGCGGGCCCTGTCCTGTACCAGCTCCCGCCCCGTTGGAAAGTAAATGTTGAACGGTTGAAAGGCTTCCTGGACATTCTTCCTACAGATCAACGGTATACCTTTGAGTTCCGTGATCACAGCTGGTACCGGGAAGATATTTACGAATTGCTCCGGCAGCATAACTGCGCCTTCTGCATCTACGAGCTGGCGGGGCACCAATCGCCGGAAGAAGTAAGCGCGGATTTCGTTTATGTGCGGCTGCACGGGCCGGGTGGTAAATACCAGGGAAAGTATACACAGGGCACACTCAAAAAATGGGCGAAAAAGTGTCTCCATTGGCAGAAGAACGGGAAAGATGTACTTGTTTATTTCGACAATGACCAGGCCGGATACGCCCCTGCCAATGCCCGCGAACTGGCGGAAATGACCGGCGCGGCAGGATAA